The Bacteroides fragilis NCTC 9343 genome includes the window GACTGCTCCACAGATAATGTCGGACTTCACTTGAAAAATATATATGAAAGTGGAGAGTTGGTACAAGTGGTAACAACCGAGTATTTCTCGGTTGTTCAGGTGGAAGGTGAACGTCAAGTAAATCGTAAGTTGAAATTCTATAATCTTGATGCTATCATTAGTGTTGGCTATCGGGTTAATAGTACTCGTGCCACACAGTTCCGGCAATGGTGTACATATGTGCTTCGCCAGTTTGCTATTCGTGGATATGTGATAGACAAGAAACGAATGGAGAATGGCTCGTTTATCGGAGAGGATTATTTTGAACATTTGCTTGCCGAAATTAGGGAGATAAGGTTGAGTGAACGACGCTTTTATCAGAAACTCACTGATATATATGCCACCAGTATTGATTATAATGTCAATGCACCAACTACGCGTGCATTTTTCAAAAAGGTTCAGAACAAGATGCATTATGCGGTGCACGGTCATACGGCTGCCGAGCTGATTGTTGATAGAGCCAATGCGGAACGAGAACACATGGGACTGACTACATGGGAGAAAGGTCCGCAGGGGAAGATAGTAAAAACGGATGTGTCCATTGCCAAAAACTATTTGCGAGAAAACGAATTGGAAGCAATGGGCAGGATTGTGAATGCGTTTCTTGATATAGCAGAAAATATGGCTAAACGTCACATTCCAATGACAATGGAAGATTGGGCAAAGCGTATTGACAAATTCATTGATGTGGCAGACCTCCCGATATTACAAGATAACGGAAACGTGTCAGCCGAATTTGCCAAAGAGTTCGCAGAAACAGAGTTTGAAAAGTACAGGGTTATTCAAGACCAACTGTTTCAATCCGACTTTGACCGATTCAGCGATGGTAATTCTCCCCCTTTGGATATTGATTGAATGATATAGAGTAAAAAGCAACGAGTTTCAATCCTGATTTTCAGGTTTAAGACTCGTCGCTTTGTAGTAATCTGCTATTTGGGCTTGTTCAATACTTTCGAAAGAAGTATCATTATGGTAATTCCAGCCGTAGCAATCAGAATAGTCCATAAAGCAGCCTTCCAAATCAATGCCGAGTGTAAAATCTCGACATTTGCTATTATGATGCTGGCGAAAAAAGAAGAGAGGGCAACCAGTATTATAATTGTGATGTAGAATGCGGTAGCCGGGATATGGATGGCATTGTCGGCTTTCTTCATTCTTCGCTCGGCTTCCTTGCATTTGCTCTCAATCTGACCAAGAAAATTGCAGAGAAGTGTGGCTCCAAATTCAACTGCCAACTTATGCATTTCTTCAGAAATAATAGGTTTGCACTCACGTATAGAACCGGACAGATTTTCAACTTCTGTTCTCAGCTTATATACATTGTTATTCAGGCTGGCAAGTTCCTTGGCATTTACATCGAGTAGTCGTTTTTCTTCTTCCAGATATTCATTCTTGGGAGTGGTTTTTATGGATTCCACTTCACTCATTTCTGCGGAAAAATCAAATTTCTTTTTCATGGGCTTAGCGTTTTAATCTTGTTTTCGGCTTTTTTCCTATTAAGCGGCTGGCAGCACGAGCGCATCTGCGAGCCCATTGTAAATCGTCTTCGTCCTTGTCTCTCCACGGAAGATCGCTTTGCGAACCTCCGCCACTACCTCCAGTCGCTACATTTGGCGTATCAAGCAGTCCGACAAATATAGCTACAGCCATATCGGTAAGTTCTTGACAGTTGGCAATAAACCTGTAATCAAACTCGTCATTGAAACAGTCAAGTACTTTTTCCGGGATATAGAATTTGTAATCCTTTCCTTCATGACTGAGGGTATAGGAAATCATATCCTGACAATCTGTGAGATATTGGGTATAGTCAATAGGAGCAACCTTATGTATCGCTGCCTGTTGAACGGTTTGGGGAGTATTATTTCTAATGACGGTAGCTGGCTGATGGTGCAGTTTCTTCCATGTCGCAGGAAGTTTCGAGACCATCAGGTTCCTGCCGATTCCCAATTCTGAAGCCTTGTATTTGGTGTTTCCATTCATGAGGGCATATCCACGAAGAATACCTTTCTTGTCCTCTCTTTCATGGACGGTATAACCTTTCCGTATAAGAGCATTCTTGTACTCATCCCATGACCACGATGGCATTGCTTTCAATACATTCATGCAGTCTCGGTTCACTTGTGGCATGTTGCGATTTCGGACTTGTGCCGCAGTCGTCCAGCCTCGTTTTTTTGCCACTCGCTCGGCAGCACGTTGCGCACGAAGATGAATGTTGTGGTCGTTGTTGATATTGCCGTCTTCATCCAAACGGCAAACCGCGGCATGAAGGTGGGGAACTTCGCCTTTAGATTCCGTATGAAGCCAAACCGAGTATTTGCTACCCGCCAAATTGGTCGGACGGGAACGGACTTTTCCATCCTTGCCGGTAATCACCAGTTTGTCGAACTCCTCGGCGAATTCCTGCCAAAGATTTTGCCAATCTTCGATGTCATAGAATTGGGTATGCTCAGGCGATGGACTCAACTCTATTCTGATTATGGAATTCTTTATAGGCCGATATTGGGATAGGGTCAACTGCATGGAGTTCCATATTCCCATAGCGTCCGGTTCTGAGGGTAACAGATTGTCCAATACCCGATAGATTTTCTCCGGATGCTTTTTATGCTGTGATTCGCCGGTAATGTAACGGATGTCGTTTATACCGTGCGATATGGCTTTGGCTTTTGCAATCATTCTTCTTCGGATTTTGGGTTAGACGGAGTTTTATTCTTCTCTTTTACTGCACTCAGGAACTGGCAGACACTTTCGGCTACATTGCCTAATTCTTTCAGCCAGCCCACCATAAACGGAATCTGATTGAACATTGCCATGCGCTGCTTTGTGGACATTCCGTGTAGGGCGGAGGTGTATTTTACGAGGTCTGACCGACAATCGTCCAGATTCTGCAACAGTGCTGCTTCTTCTTTCGTAAGCCTCGCTTTGGGTTTGAAGTTATAGGCACACGACAATAGGTAATCGCTTACAGTCATGCCACATTGTCCGGCCAGTGATTTTATATGTTCCTTCTGAGTAGGAGTGACTTTCGCTCCGATGAAGACGTTTCTGGTTTCTTTCGAAGAGTCCGATGTATTTACAATATTTTCTTTCATTTGAATCGTTTTATAATGGTTGAATAGGTGCGAGCTTGCGAGTACCACACCGGCGAGGGAACTGAGCAAGCGAGAGTGCCAATGTACAACCGTAACGCAGTGAGGTTATACATTGGCATATCTCGCAACAGTTACCTGTTGATGCTTCACGGCAAGCCATATCGGATGCGTATAGTGAACTGGCACTCGGATCGGAAACATAGGATGATATGAGCCTCTAAAAGAGGGGAGAATATGAATATCTCACATGATGTCTTCCTGCCGACTTTGCTTTATTCTTATATATACGCCCCGACAATAAAGTAAAGTTGAACTCAATAATGGTATTCTGGATTGAAGGCATAATCTTTCCCTTCTTTTATAACCATTTGTTTGTCGCTTAGCAATGTTGCGACCTTTACCGCCTTGTTATAACCGAGTTTTATACCCTGTAATCCGTAACCCTCTTTCAAGCGTTCTATATAATCATCGTAATTGCTGATGTTTCCATTGGCAAAAACGGCATCCAATGCTGGACGATGTACATTCTTTGGAATCTCCTTGTCCGGATCGAACGGTCCTTTGGTTGGTCGTCCGGTCTTCTTCTTTTTGGGCAGATAGGACTCTACCGATTCGGGCATGGCTTCCTCGTTTATGCGGAAAGCGAAAGGTTCAAACTCATGGTCACGGATATGGACGGCTTCGACCACGCTTACAGTCTTGTCCTCTTTGTCCACTTCGATCTGCATGATGGTTTCCGCTTTGTTGTTGAGTTCCGTGCCGATGTGACCACGGGCATGTTCATCATTCTTGTTCTGATGCAAGACGGTATGGATATGGATTTGCCTGTCATCCGTCCACTGCATGAATTTGGAGATGATGTCGGTAGATTCGCTGGAGGAGTTGATGTCGTAAAGGAAATCACGAATGCCATCTATGATGACCAATCCCAAATCCGGTATTGTGCCAATGGCCTGTTCGACTATCGCCAGACGTAGTTTAGGGGAAAACTTGCGCAGAGCCAGCATAATCAGATTATCCGGATTCTTGTATTCCGGCAAGTCGGCCAAACGTAAGATGCGTTTCAATACCTGTTGGCAATGATACCGCCCCTGCTCTGTGTCTATATATAGAATCTTCCGCTTATTCTCAGGGAACATAGACCGGTAATGAAGAACGGTGCTGCCACTCAATGCCGATGCGACAATGGCTGAAACGTTGAAAGTTTTCTTGCTTTTGGCTTTCCCGATGGAAGCGCTGAAGTTTCCCAATGTTCCGATAACAGTATCGTCCACCATCAGAACCACCGGGGAGTGTTCGTATG containing:
- a CDS encoding virulence RhuM family protein, which encodes MAKNIEIRNSTAEFLIFQIEGKENGVQVMYQNETIWCTQKAMAQLFDCSTDNVGLHLKNIYESGELVQVVTTEYFSVVQVEGERQVNRKLKFYNLDAIISVGYRVNSTRATQFRQWCTYVLRQFAIRGYVIDKKRMENGSFIGEDYFEHLLAEIREIRLSERRFYQKLTDIYATSIDYNVNAPTTRAFFKKVQNKMHYAVHGHTAAELIVDRANAEREHMGLTTWEKGPQGKIVKTDVSIAKNYLRENELEAMGRIVNAFLDIAENMAKRHIPMTMEDWAKRIDKFIDVADLPILQDNGNVSAEFAKEFAETEFEKYRVIQDQLFQSDFDRFSDGNSPPLDID
- a CDS encoding plasmid mobilization protein; the protein is MKENIVNTSDSSKETRNVFIGAKVTPTQKEHIKSLAGQCGMTVSDYLLSCAYNFKPKARLTKEEAALLQNLDDCRSDLVKYTSALHGMSTKQRMAMFNQIPFMVGWLKELGNVAESVCQFLSAVKEKNKTPSNPKSEEE
- a CDS encoding AAA family ATPase, translating into MEKTDTIILSPEELVAYMAESTISVTSTYEHSPVVLMVDDTVIGTLGNFSASIGKAKSKKTFNVSAIVASALSGSTVLHYRSMFPENKRKILYIDTEQGRYHCQQVLKRILRLADLPEYKNPDNLIMLALRKFSPKLRLAIVEQAIGTIPDLGLVIIDGIRDFLYDINSSSESTDIISKFMQWTDDRQIHIHTVLHQNKNDEHARGHIGTELNNKAETIMQIEVDKEDKTVSVVEAVHIRDHEFEPFAFRINEEAMPESVESYLPKKKKTGRPTKGPFDPDKEIPKNVHRPALDAVFANGNISNYDDYIERLKEGYGLQGIKLGYNKAVKVATLLSDKQMVIKEGKDYAFNPEYHY